A stretch of the Rosa rugosa chromosome 5, drRosRugo1.1, whole genome shotgun sequence genome encodes the following:
- the LOC133710034 gene encoding protein AGENET DOMAIN (AGD)-CONTAINING P1 isoform X2, giving the protein MMSETHFNQGDQVEVTTSVHGGSTGPYYPATVLRPVIKDKARILVQYQTLTAHGGGPKPLREIVEVGNVRPMPPRELHRPFKVGDDVDAFREKGWYRGTVREILENSKYLVVLDGKADLEFERDHFDLRVHREWDDGSWVPPLPQEQKSSGVVKCRKITIKIKDKKETMGANYFGRGTLEDDDQEFEYEKFNLRLHREWDDRSSVPPLPEGQKSSGVVKCRKIRFKLKAKKETVRRNFENGTLVEVSSDEEGYKDAWYTATIVDYIGKDKFLVEYVSLVTDDRTQLLREEASSSHIRPCPPPLPPLVQFKVLQKVDAWYNEGWWEGSISKVLTGSKYVVYFSSTKEELEFKHSNLRLHQDWCNGHWVMDPCQDFYGL; this is encoded by the exons ATGATGTCAGAGACCCATTTCAACCAGGGTGACCAAGTCGAGGTCACAACCTCCGTCCACGGCGGCTCCACCGGCCCCTACTACCCAGCCACCGTGCTCCGTCCAGTCATCAAAGACAAGGCCCGCATCTTAGTCCAGTACCAAACCCTAACGGCCCACGGCGGAGGCCCAAAGCCGTTGAGGGAGATTGTGGAGGTCGGCAATGTGCGGCCCATGCCTCCCCGGGAGCTCCACCGGCCGTTCAAGGTCGGCGATGACGTGGACGCGTTCAGGGAAAAAGGGTGGTATCGTGGGACGGTGAGGGAGATTTTGGAGAATTCAAAGTACTTGGTGGTGTTGGATGGTAAAGCTGACCTGGAATTTGAGCGTGACCATTTTGATTTGAGGGTTCATAGAGAGTGGGATGATGGGTCTTGGGTCCCTCCTCTTCCACAAGAG CAAAAATCATCTGGGGTGGTGAAATGCAGAAAGATAACGATTAAAATAAAGGATAAGAAGGAAACTATGGGAGCAAATTACTTTGGAAGGGGGACTCTGGAGGATGATGATCAGGAATTCGAGTATGAGAAGTTTAATTTGAGGCTTCACAGAGAGTGGGATGACCGGTCTTCAGTCCCTCCTCTTCCGGAAggg CAAAAGTCATCTGGGGTGGTGAAATGCAGAAAGATAAGATTCAAATTAAAGGCCAAGAAGGAAACTGTGAGGAGAAACTTTGAAAACGGGACTCTGGTGGAGGTCAGCAGTGATGAGGAGGGTTACAAAGATGCTTGGTACACTGCTACAATAGTTGACTACATTGGAAAAGACAAGTTTCTGGTGGAATACGTGTCCCTGGTAACTGATGATAGAACCCAGCTCTTGAGAGAAGAAGCATCTTCAAGTCACATTAGGCCTTGTCCTCCTCCACTTCCACCACTTGTCCAATTCAAAGTTCTTCAGAAAGTCGATGCTTGGTACAATGAGGGATGGTGGGAAGGATCCATTTCCAAAGTTCTGACCGGCTCAAAGTATGTGGTGTATTTCAGCTCCACCAAGGAGGAATTAGAGTTCAAGCATTCCAATTTGAGGCTTCATCAGGACTGGTGTAACGGGCATTGGGTAATGGATCCATGCCAGGACTTCTATGGGTTGTAA
- the LOC133710034 gene encoding protein AGENET DOMAIN (AGD)-CONTAINING P1 isoform X1, giving the protein MMSETHFNQGDQVEVTTSVHGGSTGPYYPATVLRPVIKDKARILVQYQTLTAHGGGPKPLREIVEVGNVRPMPPRELHRPFKVGDDVDAFREKGWYRGTVREILENSKYLVVLDGKADLEFERDHFDLRVHREWDDGSWVPPLPQELELQQKSSGVVKCRKITIKIKDKKETMGANYFGRGTLEDDDQEFEYEKFNLRLHREWDDRSSVPPLPEGQKSSGVVKCRKIRFKLKAKKETVRRNFENGTLVEVSSDEEGYKDAWYTATIVDYIGKDKFLVEYVSLVTDDRTQLLREEASSSHIRPCPPPLPPLVQFKVLQKVDAWYNEGWWEGSISKVLTGSKYVVYFSSTKEELEFKHSNLRLHQDWCNGHWVMDPCQDFYGL; this is encoded by the exons ATGATGTCAGAGACCCATTTCAACCAGGGTGACCAAGTCGAGGTCACAACCTCCGTCCACGGCGGCTCCACCGGCCCCTACTACCCAGCCACCGTGCTCCGTCCAGTCATCAAAGACAAGGCCCGCATCTTAGTCCAGTACCAAACCCTAACGGCCCACGGCGGAGGCCCAAAGCCGTTGAGGGAGATTGTGGAGGTCGGCAATGTGCGGCCCATGCCTCCCCGGGAGCTCCACCGGCCGTTCAAGGTCGGCGATGACGTGGACGCGTTCAGGGAAAAAGGGTGGTATCGTGGGACGGTGAGGGAGATTTTGGAGAATTCAAAGTACTTGGTGGTGTTGGATGGTAAAGCTGACCTGGAATTTGAGCGTGACCATTTTGATTTGAGGGTTCATAGAGAGTGGGATGATGGGTCTTGGGTCCCTCCTCTTCCACAAGAG CTTGAATTGCAGCAAAAATCATCTGGGGTGGTGAAATGCAGAAAGATAACGATTAAAATAAAGGATAAGAAGGAAACTATGGGAGCAAATTACTTTGGAAGGGGGACTCTGGAGGATGATGATCAGGAATTCGAGTATGAGAAGTTTAATTTGAGGCTTCACAGAGAGTGGGATGACCGGTCTTCAGTCCCTCCTCTTCCGGAAggg CAAAAGTCATCTGGGGTGGTGAAATGCAGAAAGATAAGATTCAAATTAAAGGCCAAGAAGGAAACTGTGAGGAGAAACTTTGAAAACGGGACTCTGGTGGAGGTCAGCAGTGATGAGGAGGGTTACAAAGATGCTTGGTACACTGCTACAATAGTTGACTACATTGGAAAAGACAAGTTTCTGGTGGAATACGTGTCCCTGGTAACTGATGATAGAACCCAGCTCTTGAGAGAAGAAGCATCTTCAAGTCACATTAGGCCTTGTCCTCCTCCACTTCCACCACTTGTCCAATTCAAAGTTCTTCAGAAAGTCGATGCTTGGTACAATGAGGGATGGTGGGAAGGATCCATTTCCAAAGTTCTGACCGGCTCAAAGTATGTGGTGTATTTCAGCTCCACCAAGGAGGAATTAGAGTTCAAGCATTCCAATTTGAGGCTTCATCAGGACTGGTGTAACGGGCATTGGGTAATGGATCCATGCCAGGACTTCTATGGGTTGTAA